The following DNA comes from Meles meles chromosome 8, mMelMel3.1 paternal haplotype, whole genome shotgun sequence.
gacctctctgcctacttgtgatctctgtctgtcaaataaataaaatcttaaaaaaaaaaaaaggagactagtggggctcctgggtgactcagccgtTAAGCACCTGTCTTGTACTCACTTCATGatgaagtcctgggattgagccccacgtcaggcgcCCTGCTTGGCGGgtaatctacttctccctctccccctccatacttgtgttccctctctcactgtgtctctgtctaataaataataaaatctttaaaaaaaagagagagatagactAGAATGTCTTCAATTTCCGTTgaagtctttttctttatttatttacattattaagTTTAATGACAATGGAGTTTACCTTCAAACATTCTTTTACacaaaatttaagttaaaaatacacatatttttcaaattatttttcaaaatttcactgaaaagaaatcaactttttattgtattttcaactatttttgtCTTATAACAAAGCTAGCAAGATAGGTTTTTCAAGCTCAATCTATAATATACACCTCACATCCACCCTTATAGTTCAAAGAATTGTGTTTGCAATCCTAATTATTCAACTCACAATTTAAGCAGATGTATttttgagtctcttttttttttttttttttttttttttttttaagagagatcacaagtagacagagaggcaggaagagagagagggaaacaggctcaccgctgagcagagagcccgatgtggggctcgatcccaggaccctgagatcatgacctgggccgaaggcagcggcttaacccactgagccacccaggcgccccgagtctcttttttaaaatgcaatccaCCATCCTTGATTCTCTGCCCCTAACCAATTTAGGAGGAAATTCCATATCGTGTGGGGAAAAGGAACTTTACCTACAACAAAGCCAGCTGTGAATAAAGAACACAATGGAAAATGATATGTAAAATAAAGTTCCTGCATTAAATTAATGTCCCTACTATCTAAAAGTTATAAAGAACAGGGCACAATTTCTTGTtagaaaatagtaatttttaaatcattatagTTTCAAAATTTAATCAAAAGTATtttcagtatttcaaaataagagaatatttgaaaaatttaaaaaatcattgcaaCATCAGTTTTGATtcctaaagggaaaaaatgtaataatattgaCTTATAAATTAGCCATTTTGATTTGTTGAATtaggtttatattttcttagcAGATCTTATATGATTGTATTTATATTGTCAATGTTTtcatccaaatatttttttttctttttcagatactCAGTTATTTGTGCATAACACACAATTTATGGAAATTCAGAGAAACATCTCAGAATTCATCCTTTTGGGACTATCCTATAACCAGAACATACaaaaattttgctttgttttcttcttattttgttatgtttctgTCTTGGTGGGAAATCTCCTAATTCTTGTCTCTGTTCGATGCAGTGACCTTTTTTACCAACCGATGTACTATTTCCTCAGCCATTTATCCTTCATGGACATTTGCTACACCTCCTGTGTGACACCCAAACTAATTGGTGACCTGCTACTGGCTAGAAAAACCATCTCTTATGATAACTGCATGTTACAGGTCTTTGCCTTGCACTTCCTGGGAATGATTGAAATCCTCATTCTTACAGTCATGGCCTTTGATCGCTATGCTGCCATCTGCAAACCTCTCCACTACCTGCTTATCATGAACAGGACAAGGTGCCATCTCCTAGTCTTGGCTGCGTGGGCTGGTGGGGCTCTCcattctttttctcagttttctctgATAATCAGGTTGCCCTTCTGTGGCCCCAATGAAATCAATCACTACTATTGTGATATCTTCCCTCTGCTGAAAGTTGCCTGCACTGACACCTACATCACTGGGGTCCTTGTGGTTGCCAATTCAGGAACGGTCACTTTAGTAACCTTTGTTCTCTTGTTTGGGTCTTATGTTGTTATATTACTCAGTTTAAGAAGTCGTTCAACTGAAGGAAGACGCAAAGCTCTCTCTACCTGTGGGTCTCATATCACTGTGGTGATCCTATTTTTTGGACCTTTAATCTTCGCCTACCTTCGACCTCCTACCACTTTCCCTGAGGACAAAATATTTGCACTATTTTACACCATCATTGCGCCTATGTTCAATCCCCTAATCTACACTCTGAgaaatacagagatgaaaaaagCTATGAGAAGGGTTTGGTGTCAAAGgatattttcagaagaaaaacacactTGACTTGTCCTACTCAATCAATGCTAAAAACATCAGGCAGgagcaaaaattaatttgaaattagAGAGCTCTGATCATTCAGATCATTGAAACCAAACCtttcacttaataaatgttggAGATGATAAGCTGAGGAATTATGAGTAAGGTGACAATTTTA
Coding sequences within:
- the LOC123948626 gene encoding olfactory receptor 4P4-like; protein product: MEIQRNISEFILLGLSYNQNIQKFCFVFFLFCYVSVLVGNLLILVSVRCSDLFYQPMYYFLSHLSFMDICYTSCVTPKLIGDLLLARKTISYDNCMLQVFALHFLGMIEILILTVMAFDRYAAICKPLHYLLIMNRTRCHLLVLAAWAGGALHSFSQFSLIIRLPFCGPNEINHYYCDIFPLLKVACTDTYITGVLVVANSGTVTLVTFVLLFGSYVVILLSLRSRSTEGRRKALSTCGSHITVVILFFGPLIFAYLRPPTTFPEDKIFALFYTIIAPMFNPLIYTLRNTEMKKAMRRVWCQRIFSEEKHT